A region of the Candidatus Methylomirabilis oxygeniifera genome:
TGGTCATTGGCGAAAAGCAAAACTTCCCAGGCAATGTCGAATTGTTGCGCAATCACGGTGTTGATGTGATTGTTCTTGATGATCCTGAGTGTATTTCGCTGATGCAGCGATTCATGCGCGAACGTCCGGATCTGTGGGACGAGGATATTGCGGGGCGAACAAACGTTTGAGGTATACTCAGCAAGAGGCGGAACGAATCAAGGCGGCCAGTTTTGGGGTTGTCCGAATTATCCGCGCTGTCGCGGACTCGTGAACTACGACGCCCATGGTGCAAAGTAGGCATACGTCGGGTTCGCACCACAAGGACCTTCCACTCGACGCACCAAATACGTGCGCGGATGAAGCAGAGGACATTGGCAAGTCGACTCGAAGAGGGGTTTGTGATACGCTTTTTTCGGGAGGTTGAGATGACGAAGTTGCTTCAACGAGCATTCGAGAAGGTAGTAACTTCCTAAGTCTGAGGAGGATGCCATGACAACTGTCGAGTCGATTGAGCGCGCTATCGAGCAGCTTTCCCCCGACGAACTCGTCAAGTTGCGACGCTGGTTCTTGGAGTACGATGCCACCGCTTGGGATGCTCAGATCGAGGCAGATGCTGCTGCCGGAAAATTCGATGCGTTAGCTAAAGAGGCTTTAGCTGAGTATCACAGCGGTAAGGCGCGCGAGATTTGAGGCATTTCACGGCGAGTCAATTCTGGCGCTGTTTCGATGCTCTGCCAACCGCCATCCAGGATCTCGCCCGACGCAACTACGCTCTTCTCAAGCAGAATCCGACGCATCCATCCCTACAATTCAAATCCGTGTGCGGCGGACGCTTCCGTAGCGTTCGAATCGGTAATCATTACCGTGCCCTTGGGCTGCCAGTCCCAGAGGGAGTGCAGTGGTTCTGGGTCGGCCCGCACGCCGAGTACGACAAGTTCTTTAGCTAACACTCGGCTGGATCGGTGGAATGGCGCGACAGCCGAGCGACAAGGACAAGCCATAAGGCCGTCTTTGGTGCGCCGGGACGAAGGATCGGAAAAATCGGAAGGGTTGGTTCTTGCGCGTATCGGTCTGCTGCGGGGGTGTTGGAATCTGAAACGACAGTTTATCCCAGCCAGATGAGCAGCTTGACAATGTACTTCATTGCGATCATGGACGCTAGAAACATGACCGCCCCTAAAACTAAATTCACATTGATGTTTCGGTGCTTTTCCGGCTCCATACCTCTTCCTCACTGAGACCGACGACCGTCGGCGCCTCTAGACTGCTCAGGTTCCGCCAAATCCGACGGTGACTTTGCCCTTCTCGACAATAACCGGGACATCACGTGAGCCTTTCGATAACTCCAACATCTGTGCGAGCGCCTTCGGGTCCTGCTTGACATTGAGGTAGGTGAACGGGACCTTCCGCCTGGCATAGTCCTCACGGGCTGCCGAGGTATAGGGTCAGGTATCCTTCCCGTAGATGACGACCGGTTCGTCCATCTGCCTCCTCCAATCTTTCGGGTCCGTCTGATTCCAGCGCGTCAGACCCGCGTCGTAAATCGTTCGGCCTCTGTGGTCAACCGCTCGTAGGCAAGCTTGATGTCGCGGATCTGCGGGTACAGCTCCTGGATCTTCTCGTGGGGGAGCGGGATGATCCGGCTCAGTTCAGTCAGCCGCTCCCCAACCAGCTTGGCCCGTCGAAGGATATCGAGCTTTTTATCGGCCGGCGGGCTCAGCGCTGCCCCCTCCAGGAGTACAAGCATCCCGTCCTCATCTTGAGCCCGGCACAGCTCGTCCAACTGCTGCGCCTGGGTCTCATTGAGACCGCTTTCCCGCAGGGCATTCAACGCCTTCATCCGGTCGATTCGATAGCGGATGTCGAGCATTCTCTCTCCTTACGCGCGCGCCGTGGATGTATCAGGCGCAATCCGGCACTATCTCACACCTCTGCGCCAAAGCCGAATGCAGGGGGTCGGGTGTGAGTCTATCATCTGACTCTATGGCCACTCTATATCAGCAGAATTTCGACGTCTTGTCAACGGTCATGTGGTCTTTTCATCCCGCGTGGTCGCTATCCGGCCATGATATGATGTGTTATCATAATGTACTACGGGATAGCGAAGGAGGAATCGGACCCGACATGAAATTCCCATTTGCCCTTGACCGCCTGGCTGCGCAAGATATTCGAATGATTTTTCGCGTCGTCGCAGAGTTCGTCGACGGGTTGGAGGCGCTCGCCGCGATTCCGCCGGCTGTCTCTGTCTTCGGATCGACGCATATCGGACGAGATGATCCCGCCTACATGATGGCCGAACAGATCGGCCGCTTGTTGGCCAAGCACGGGTATGCCGTCATCACGGGCGGGGGTCCTGGAGCCATGGAGGCGGCGAATAAAGGCGCCTACGAGGCGGGTGGTGTATCGGTCGGCCTCAACATTGAGCTTCCTCAGCAGCAGGCACCGAACCCATACCTGACCAACCTTGTAAATTTCCAGCACTTCTTCGTCCGGAAGGTCATGTTCGTGAAGCACTCCATCGCGTTCGTCATCCTGCCGGGCGGCTTTGGCACCCTGGATGAGCTGTTTGAGTCGATTACACTGATCCAGACCAGGAAGATCAAGCCGTTTCCGGTCATCCTGACAGACGACGATTACTGGCGCGGTTTACAGGAGTGGCTCCGTGATACTGTTATGAGCGAGGGGAAGATCTCGCCGGACGACCTCGCGCTACTCAAGGTGGCTCATAGCCCTGAAGAGGTCATCCAGGTCATCAAGAACTCCTCAACCTCCAATTCTCTGACCCTCTGAAATCTTCCGTCCAGTACGGTCAGCCCATTGGCCACCAACCGGCAGATCACTGAAGTCCTGCAGCAGGTCCGACATGCGATCAGCGTGTGGGAGCCCGCCGTCGTGGGCAAGATCGCCGAGGACTCCCGCGATCCGTTTCGGGTCCTGATCTCTTGTATCCTGAGCCAGCAGACCAAGGATCAGATTACGGGTGAAGCCTCGGAGCGGCTGTATCGACTTGCCGATCGACCCGACACGATACTCGCGCTGAGTGAGCTACAGATCGCCAGAGCCATCTACCCGGTCAGTTTCTATAAGACGAAGGCTCGAACCATCCGCAAGGTCTGCCAGGATCTGCTCACTCGTTTCGATGGGCGCGTCCCCGATACAATCGAGGCCCTTCTTAGCCTCACCGGCGTCGGCCGGAAGACCGCCAACCTTGTCGTAACAGTCGGTTACAGAAAGCCGGGGATCTGCGTTGATACGCATGTCCATCGGATCTCGAATCGCTGGGGTTACGTCAGCACCAGGACCCCCGAGCAGACCGAGATGGCCCTCCGATTGAAGCTGCCGAAGCGGCATTGGATCTATTACAATGACCTGTTGGTCCCGTTCGGTCAGAACCTCTGCCGACCGATCTCTCCCTTTTGTAGTCGCTGCCCCATCGAGCGCTGGTGCGCCAAGGTCGGCGTGGCGATGCATCGCTGAGGTTACACATCAAAGACGACTCGCGCGTGCCAGCGATCGTCGACTTTGTGACATTCGAGCAGATGGTAGGTGGCGGCCTTCACCACGCCCTTGAACCGGTGCCGCTCCGGGTCTGTCGGTTCTCCCACCAGCTCGCCGCTCACACGCTCGCCTTCGACCGTCGTTACTCGTACGTTCGAGGGGGCCCACCCTTCCGCTTCACATCGGTACAACAGTTCATTCAACCAGGCCACCAGCAGGGACGGAAGGTCTCTCCCTCGCGCTTCAATCGGAAGGATGCCGGTGGAGCGTACTGTTCCGGAGTCGACCATCAGTACAAACATCCCTCTGGCGGTGTTGGCAAAGAGCTCCTCCGGAGTTCCGCCCCACGCCATAATCCCGACATCCGCCGTCGTCTCGAATAGCTCAAATCCAGGATCGCTCATCGCGCAGTTCAAGACAGGGTATAGGGTTTAGGGTGTAGGGTAGGGGATGGAGCAGGACCCATACGCCTTGCACCGCATTCATTCATATCGTAGCGCCTCAATCGGGTCCAAAAAGGCGGCCTTGCGGGCCGGGTAGTAGCCGAAACCGATCCCTACCAACGCCGAGAACACAAAGGCCGTCAGGACGGCGCCTCCGCTGATCAGGGTCGGCCACATTGCAACGTAGGAGATTAGGATCGAGAGCGAGAGACCAAGCCCGATCCCGATCAGA
Encoded here:
- a CDS encoding protein of unknown function (Evidence 5 : No homology to any previously reported sequences), translating into MGLSELSALSRTRELRRPWCKVGIRRVRTTRTFHSTHQIRARMKQRTLASRLEEGFVIRFFREVEMTKLLQRAFEKVVTS
- a CDS encoding conserved protein of unknown function (Evidence 4 : Homologs of previously reported genes of unknown function) → MTTVESIERAIEQLSPDELVKLRRWFLEYDATAWDAQIEADAAAGKFDALAKEALAEYHSGKAREI
- a CDS encoding exported protein of unknown function (Evidence 5 : No homology to any previously reported sequences), whose translation is MEPEKHRNINVNLVLGAVMFLASMIAMKYIVKLLIWLG
- a CDS encoding Glutaredoxin and related proteins (fragment), producing the protein MLELSKGSRDVPVIVEKGKVTVGFGGT
- a CDS encoding protein of unknown function (Evidence 5 : No homology to any previously reported sequences), whose translation is MLDIRYRIDRMKALNALRESGLNETQAQQLDELCRAQDEDGMLVLLEGAALSPPADKKLDILRRAKLVGERLTELSRIIPLPHEKIQELYPQIRDIKLAYERLTTEAERFTTRV
- a CDS encoding conserved protein of unknown function (Evidence 4 : Homologs of previously reported genes of unknown function), translated to MKFPFALDRLAAQDIRMIFRVVAEFVDGLEALAAIPPAVSVFGSTHIGRDDPAYMMAEQIGRLLAKHGYAVITGGGPGAMEAANKGAYEAGGVSVGLNIELPQQQAPNPYLTNLVNFQHFFVRKVMFVKHSIAFVILPGGFGTLDELFESITLIQTRKIKPFPVILTDDDYWRGLQEWLRDTVMSEGKISPDDLALLKVAHSPEEVIQVIKNSSTSNSLTL
- a CDS encoding putative Endonuclease III (Evidence 3 : Function proposed based on presence of conserved amino acid motif, structural feature or limited homology); translation: MATNRQITEVLQQVRHAISVWEPAVVGKIAEDSRDPFRVLISCILSQQTKDQITGEASERLYRLADRPDTILALSELQIARAIYPVSFYKTKARTIRKVCQDLLTRFDGRVPDTIEALLSLTGVGRKTANLVVTVGYRKPGICVDTHVHRISNRWGYVSTRTPEQTEMALRLKLPKRHWIYYNDLLVPFGQNLCRPISPFCSRCPIERWCAKVGVAMHR
- a CDS encoding conserved protein of unknown function (Evidence 4 : Homologs of previously reported genes of unknown function), with protein sequence MSDPGFELFETTADVGIMAWGGTPEELFANTARGMFVLMVDSGTVRSTGILPIEARGRDLPSLLVAWLNELLYRCEAEGWAPSNVRVTTVEGERVSGELVGEPTDPERHRFKGVVKAATYHLLECHKVDDRWHARVVFDV